One genomic region from Ptychodera flava strain L36383 chromosome 5, AS_Pfla_20210202, whole genome shotgun sequence encodes:
- the LOC139132901 gene encoding zinc finger protein 43-like has translation MESLKRSNRKAARPKAPKMCDKCDKTFTTSSNYWKHMKNIHKVSFADVKGKPGKESVAKKSPHAKSDTSHKSSESSDGKVESPAKPAKAAKPAKPAQEAEATEKQEETEKAGAEQKERKFKCSHCHKSFPSNEGLIKHERVHTGEKPYECPDCKIGFSISSNFYKHMRMKHGVDTNTARIEILGKTASGSGCRQHLQRKLRDCALCGISFKSVKGLKQHIREIHPNDLDSFKPPTYNCEFCGKSFKWHSALKDHRNVHTGEKPYSCSLCGKRFKFSQSVKFHKKRVHEKSRPYKCHLCDKHFSVLANLKMHQVCHTRERRFLCDLCGKAFAYPQSLALHRRSHNAERTLQCDICNKKFKLKKQLMSHKQYAHISDKVPCEICGKLFSKLYIEKHKIHHMTEPQHECDECGKKFRLQKGLKTHKQTVHSSERPYVCDICRRSFKDRYLLKKHQLLHSRPYSCGECKQGFNTYETLEKHLKTHKRKHSCKKCFHSFNRMDLLEKHLKVCTVVETERCTPQVSAKLLHSLINRLLHKPLRRLCHKLFHRPFHKLLKAY, from the coding sequence CAAAAGCTCCAAAGATGTGTGACAAATGTGACAAGACTTTTACCACCAGTTCAAATTATTGGAAGCATATGAAAAACATTCATAAGGTATCTTTTGCAGACGTCAAAGGCAAACCTGGTAAAGAGAGTGTTGCAAAGAAAAGCCCCCATGCCAAGTCTGATACCAGTCACAAATCTTCGGAATCCTCTGATGGAAAGGTGGAGTCGCCAGCCAAGCCTGCCAAGGCTGCCAAGCCAGCAAAACCAGCCCAGGAGGCAGAGGCTACAGAAAAGCAAGAAGAGACAGAAAAGGCTGGAGCAGAGCAGAAAGAACGAAAATTCAAATGCTCACACTGCCACAAATCATTTCCTTCAAATGAGGGGCTTATTAAACATGAACGAGTTCACACAGGGGAAAAACCATATGAGTGTCCAGATTGCAAGATAGGATTTTCGATATCGTCAAATTTCTACAAACACATGCGCATGAAGCATGGTGTAGACACAAACACTGCACGCATAGAAATCTTAGGAAAAACGGCAAGTGGCTCAGGATGCCGGCAACATTTACAGAGGAAGTTGCGCGATTGTGCACTTTGTggaatttctttcaaatctgtgaAAGGTTTGAAGCAGCATATTCGTGAGATCCACCCGAACGATTTAGATTCATTCAAACCGCCAACTTATAACTGTGAGTTCTGCGGCAAGAGTTTCAAGTGGCACAGTGCCTTGAAAGACCATAGAAATGTCCACACAGGAGAGAAGCCGTACAGTTGTAGTCTGTGTGGGAAACGCTTTAAATTCAGCCAGAGTGTGAAGTTCCACAAGAAACGTGTCCACGAAAAGAGTCGTCCTTACAAGTGCCATCTGTGTGACAAACACTTCAGTGTCTTGGCTAACTTGAAAATGCATCAAGTTTGCCATACTAGGGAGAGACGCTTCCTGTGTGATTTGTGTGGCAAGGCATTTGCATATCCCCAGAGCTTGGCTCTCCACAGGAGATCCCACAACGCAGAAAGGACACTGCAGTGCGACATCTGTAATAAGAAGTTCAAGCTGAAGAAACAGTTGATGTCGCACAAACAGTATGCCCATATATCTGACAAAGTTCCATGTGAAATCTGTGGGAAACTGTTCAGCAAGTTATACattgaaaaacacaaaattcaccatatgacagaaccccagcATGAGTGTGATGAATGTGGAAAGAAATTTCGACTTCAAAAGGGGCTGAAGACGCACAAGCAGACAGTCCATAGCTCTGAAAGACCTTACGTCTGTGATATATGCCGCAGAAGCTTCAAAGATCGTTATCTCCTCAAGAAACATCAGCTGCTTCACTCAAGGCCTTATTCCTGTGGAGAGTGCAAACAGGGATTCAACACTTATGAAACACTGGAGAAGCACTTGAAGACGCACAAGCGCAAACACAGCTGCAAGAAATGCTTCCACAGTTTCAACAGAATGGATCTGTTGGAAAAGCATCTGAAAGTATGCACAGTTGTAGAGACAGAGAGGTGTACCCCACAAGTATCAGCCAAGTTGCTGCACAGCTTGATCAACAGACTGTTGCACAAACCTCTCCGCAGACTGTGCCACAAACTGTTCCACAGACCGTTCCACAAACTGCTCAAAGCATACTGA